Proteins encoded by one window of Lathyrus oleraceus cultivar Zhongwan6 chromosome 1, CAAS_Psat_ZW6_1.0, whole genome shotgun sequence:
- the LOC127112789 gene encoding uncharacterized protein LOC127112789, which produces MAGNTRMKELAAEVKCQGEVLEKNEQSKAARFARMETMQLSSKSRFAELSKLMEMMLKQMQALNVTHGSMNLASQTSTISHSSSSGTAAPPPLFHVRNIKLEFPRFNGKNVLDWIFKAEQFFGYYHTPDPERLIIASVHLEQEVVSWFQMVTRSQPFQSWHDFTRALELDFGPSIYDCIRASLFKLQQTKSANDYYLEFTALSNRVYGLSNDALIDCFKFVSAPQKSVYTQNRTHFNPTRNDQSQTTEKATNPPLLPTPPTRPMSQFQKNPAIKRISPAEMQLRREKGLCYFCDDKFFFSHKCPNKQLMLFELHDDTEYLNSSSSEDITNTTESEEVTEHHLSFNAFHGATGMGVIRFKGYIGPICVSILLDGGSSDNFIQPRIVKFLNLDVEPTKGCKVLVGNGQNMQTEGVVKKLPLKIQGIEVTILAYLLPVAGADVLLGAPWLASLGPHVSDYATSMLKFYLDGKFVTLQGEIGNKPVMAQLHIFKRLNQMNAISELFTIQKIDPVVIEDNWDGITVDLDPEMSTLLHTYREIFQIPKGLPPTRGLSHEILLKGGAQPVKDSFPMPTVDELLDELYGAKYFSKLDLRSGYHQILLKQEDRQKTTFRTHQGHYEWLVMSFGLTNAPTTFQRLMNQLFQPLLRKCVLVFFDEILIYSPSWHAHLQHVETVFQILSQNVFYAKLSKCSFGLTEVEYLGHIVSGTGVSMDRTKVQAVLDWMIPTNLKQLRGFLGLTGYYRRFIKSYATIVGPLTNLLKKDAFMWDENTQKAFEQLKRAITSAHVLVLPDFSQVFILETDASNTGVRAVLSQGEHPIAFFSKKMNPRIQLQSAYTREFYAITAALAKF; this is translated from the exons ATGGCCGGCAACACCCGCATGAAGGAGCTTGCAGCTGAGGTTAAATGCCAAGGCGAAGTTCTGGAGAAGAACGAACAGTCAAAAGCAGCCCGCTTTGCGAGAATGGAGACGATGCAGTTATCATCGAAGTCACGTTTTGCGGAGCTGTCGAAATTAATGGAAATGATGCTGAAACAGATGCAAGCTCTCAATGTTACCCATGGAAGCATGAACTTAGCGTCTCAGACATCAACCATCTCTCACTCATCATCATCGGGAACTGCTGCTCCACCACCTCTATTTCATGTTCGCAACATCAAGCTGGAATTTCCAAGGTTTAATGGTAAGAATGTACTCGATTGGATTTTTAAGGCTGAACAATTTTTTGGTTATTATCATACTCCAGATCCAGAGAGATTGATTATCGCTTCTGTTCACCTAGAACAAGAAGTTGTTTCGTGGTTCCAAATGGTTACGAGATCTCAACCATTTCAATCATGGCATGATTTTACACGAGCTCTTGAACTAGATTTTGGTCCCTCAATTTATGATTGCATAAGAGCATCGCTGTTTAAACTGCAACAAACAAAATCTGCTAATGATTATTACCTTGAATTCACTGCTTTGTCCAATCGTGTTTATGGATTAAGTAATGATGCATTAATTGATTGTTTT AAATTTGTATCTGCTCCACAGAAATCAGTTTATACCCAAAATAGAACTCACTTCAATCCAACCAGAAATGACCAATCACAAACTACCGAAAAAGCAACCAATCCACCATTACTTCCCACACCACCTACTAGACCTATGAGCCAATTCCAAAAGAACCCTGCAATCAAAAGAATTTCTCCAGCAGAAATGCAATTGAGAAGGGAGAAAGGATTGTGCTACTTTTGcgatgacaaattcttttttTCACATAAGTGCCCAAACAAGCAATTGATGTTATTCGAGTTGCATGATGATACTGAATATCTCAATTCATCTTCCTCAGAAGATATAACTAATACAACCGAGTCGGAAGAGGTGACAGAGCATCACTTATCTTTTAATGCTTTCCATGGAGCTACAGGAATGGGTGTTATCCGATTTAAGGGCTATATTGGTCCTATCTGTGTCTCGATTCTGCTTGATGGAGGAAGTTCAGACAACTTTATTCAACCACGTATTGTTAAGTTCTTAAATTTAGACGTGGAACCAACTAAAGGGTGCAAGGTTCTGGTTGGAAATGGACAGAACATGCAGACTGAAGGTGTGGTCAAGAAATTGCCTCTGAAGATACAGGGCATTGAGGTTACTATTCTTGCTTATCTCTTGCCTGTAGCTGGGGCGGATGTCCTCTTAGGTGCCCCATGGTTAGCTTCATTGGGACCTCATGTATCTGACTATGCTACATCTATGTTAAAATTTTACCTTGACGGAAAGTTTGTCACATTGCAAGGTGAAATTGGGAACAAACCGGTCATGGCACAACTGCATATTTTCAAGAGACTAAACCAGATGAATGCAATTAGTGAGTTATTTACTATACAAAAGATTGATCCTGTTGTTATAGAGGATAATTGGGATGGCATAACCGTTGATCTGGATCCTGAAATGAGTACACTGTTGCATACATACCGAGAGATATTTCAAATACCTAAAGGACTACCTCCCACGAGAGGATTGAGTCATGAGATATTATTGAAAGGGGGAGCACAACCTGTGAAG GACAGTTTTcccatgcctactgtggatgaATTACTTGATGAGTTATATGGAGCAAAATATTTTTCTAAGCTGGATCTTCGTTCTGGTTATCATCAGATACTTCTTAAGCAAGAGGACAGACAGAAAACAACTTTTAGAACGCATCAAGGCCATTATGAGTGGTTAGTGATGTCGTTCGGGCTTACCAACGCCCCAACTACATTCCAAAGGCTTATGAATCAACTTTTCCAACCATTGTTAAGGAAGTGTGTTCTTGTTTTCTTTGATGAAATCCTAATATATAGCCCTTCATGGCATGCACATTTGCAACATGTAGAAACCGTGTTTCAGATCTTAAGTCAAAATGTGTTCTATGCAAAACTCTCCAAATGTTCATTTGGCTTAACTGAAGTAGAGTATCTTGGTCACATAGTTTCTGGTACTGGAGTATCAATGGATAGAACAAAGGTCCAAGCGGTGTTAGATTGGATGATACCAACAAATTTGAAACAACTACGAGGCTTCCTTGGGCTCACCGGATATTATAGACGATTTATTAAGTCTTATGCGACCATAGTCGGCCCTCTCACTAATCTTTTGAAGAAGGATGCTTTTATGTGGGATGAAAATACACAAAAAGCTTTTGAGCAGTTAAAAAGAGCAATCACTTCAGCTCATGTATTAGTGTTACCAGATTTTTCGCAAGTGTTTATCCTTGAGACAGATGCTTCTAATACAGGAGTGAGAGCAGTCCTAAGTCAAGGAGAACATCCCATAGCTTTCTTTTCTAAGAAGATGAATCCGCGAATACAGCTACAATCGGCGTATACGCGAGAATTTTATGCTATCACAGCGGCATTAGCTAAGTTCTGA